In one Aromatoleum aromaticum EbN1 genomic region, the following are encoded:
- the pyrE gene encoding orotate phosphoribosyltransferase has translation MTRNILQNKPKRKQNVDFSRDFIALACAKGVLRFGSFVTKAGRNSPYFFNAGLFDDGASFRELCGFYARAIRAAGLPCDMLFGPAYKGIPLVAGVAIRLAEDGVNLPFAFNRKEAKDHGEGGTLVGAPLAGRVLILDDVISAGTSVRESVELIRAGGAVPAGVVIALDRMERGKGVESAVEEVRASFGIPVIAVATLDDLIGYLGDSPELVANLDAVQAYRDTYGICSPR, from the coding sequence ATGACGCGTAACATTCTGCAGAATAAGCCCAAACGGAAGCAAAACGTGGATTTTAGCCGGGATTTCATTGCATTGGCCTGCGCCAAAGGGGTGCTGCGCTTCGGTTCGTTCGTGACCAAGGCCGGGCGCAATTCGCCGTATTTCTTCAACGCCGGCCTGTTCGACGACGGCGCGTCGTTCCGCGAGCTGTGCGGTTTCTATGCGCGCGCGATCCGGGCTGCCGGGCTGCCGTGCGACATGCTCTTCGGCCCGGCATACAAGGGCATTCCGCTCGTCGCCGGAGTCGCGATCCGGTTGGCCGAAGACGGCGTTAACCTGCCTTTCGCGTTCAACCGCAAGGAAGCGAAAGACCACGGCGAAGGCGGCACGCTGGTCGGCGCGCCGCTCGCGGGCCGCGTGCTGATTCTCGACGACGTGATCTCCGCCGGCACGTCGGTGCGCGAGTCGGTCGAACTGATCCGCGCCGGTGGCGCCGTCCCGGCCGGCGTCGTGATCGCGCTAGACCGCATGGAGCGCGGCAAGGGCGTCGAGTCGGCGGTCGAGGAAGTGCGCGCAAGCTTCGGTATTCCGGTGATCGCCGTGGCGACGCTCGACGACCTCATCGGCTACCTCGGCGACAGCCCGGAACTCGTCGCGAATCTCGACGCGGTGCAGGCCTATCGCGACACGTATGGCATTTGTTCGCCGCGCTGA
- a CDS encoding exodeoxyribonuclease III: MLRVITLNLNGVRSAVGKGFLDWLATQNADAVCVQELKAQAGDLTGAVRTPNGYIGHFHHAEKKGYSGVGLYARRPPDRIVEGLGIADIDAEGRFLQLDFGPLSVVSLYLPSGSSSEERQQVKFGFMERFLPHLATLRNCGREIIVCGDWNIAHREIDLKNWKSNQKNSGFLPEERAWFSRVLEEQAWVDVYRRLYPDAGGEGYTWWSNRGQAWAKNVGWRLDYQIATPGIAATAKSAAVYKAERFSDHAPLAVDYDFSF; this comes from the coding sequence ATGTTACGCGTCATCACCCTCAACCTCAACGGCGTCCGCTCGGCAGTCGGCAAAGGCTTTCTCGACTGGCTCGCCACGCAAAACGCCGATGCCGTCTGCGTGCAGGAGCTCAAGGCGCAGGCCGGCGATCTCACCGGCGCGGTGCGCACCCCCAATGGCTACATCGGCCACTTCCACCACGCCGAAAAGAAAGGTTACAGCGGCGTCGGGCTCTACGCGCGGCGACCGCCCGACCGCATCGTCGAAGGGCTCGGCATTGCCGATATCGACGCCGAAGGCCGTTTCCTGCAGCTCGATTTCGGCCCGTTGTCGGTCGTGTCGCTGTACCTGCCGTCGGGTTCCAGCTCGGAGGAGCGGCAGCAGGTCAAGTTCGGCTTCATGGAGCGCTTCCTGCCGCATCTCGCGACGCTGCGCAACTGCGGTCGCGAGATCATCGTCTGCGGCGACTGGAACATCGCGCATCGGGAAATCGACTTGAAGAACTGGAAATCGAATCAGAAGAATTCCGGCTTCCTCCCCGAAGAGCGCGCCTGGTTCAGCCGCGTGCTCGAGGAGCAAGCGTGGGTCGACGTCTATCGCCGGCTGTACCCCGACGCCGGCGGCGAAGGCTACACGTGGTGGTCGAACCGTGGCCAGGCGTGGGCGAAGAACGTCGGCTGGCGCCTCGACTACCAGATCGCGACGCCGGGCATCGCCGCGACTGCGAAGTCGGCCGCGGTCTACAAAGCGGAGCGCTTCAGCGACCACGCGCCCCTGGCTGTCGATTACGATTTCAGCTTCTGA